One region of Deinococcus seoulensis genomic DNA includes:
- a CDS encoding FecR domain-containing protein: MKVTARPAVLKFHVNLRVAPLTALLLLGSAAFTAVPLGQAGAQAAPTKATPTTPRLTQAQGSVELLGTSGTWAPGGTPGTELSTSLRTGTGRAELTSGAGQVVVGSASRLRRYLDEADLLDGRFFLRGPVAVHVQGVHVVMEGAGQMRVDLNGRATRRVAVLQGQARLSLNGKLVTVRAAQQVDLGSGKVTAFREQDPWYASQYRGLGNANIEATRGQVRVDRAGQSRVAVIGDALDPGVTLNTAAGAWAEVGFTGGGYLRLNEQSELSVLAVERTERGREVLLKLSRGTAWNVVQKGQGGYRLDTPVVSTAVRGTVFRVDASGVVKVFEGQVALPGEGDQAVSAGQQRAEAGGVGTLQPDALDRFNQSLDAERARPLTLDVPRGPLQLQDLTLLARSLPDASVQASVAGRTVTLGGADGVFRLERLEDTLPEGTYAVAVTATRFGQTLTRQVPLLIDRTAPVVTVQARREGRVLTLTGRVQDASLTTSGAASRQRVKLSVTLGGVTYTRSVSGTPDFQWTLPLLTPGPVTLSATDEAGNERHVEIP, translated from the coding sequence ATGAAGGTGACGGCCCGCCCCGCAGTGCTCAAGTTCCACGTAAACCTCCGGGTCGCTCCCCTGACGGCGCTGCTCCTGCTGGGCAGCGCCGCGTTCACTGCCGTCCCGCTGGGACAGGCCGGCGCCCAGGCAGCCCCGACGAAGGCAACACCGACCACTCCGCGCCTCACGCAGGCGCAGGGCAGCGTGGAACTGCTGGGCACCTCGGGCACCTGGGCGCCGGGCGGCACGCCGGGCACCGAGCTGAGTACCTCGCTGCGCACCGGCACGGGCCGCGCCGAACTGACCTCCGGCGCCGGGCAGGTCGTGGTGGGCAGCGCGTCACGGCTGCGCCGCTACCTCGATGAGGCGGACCTGCTCGACGGCCGGTTCTTCCTGCGCGGCCCGGTCGCCGTGCACGTGCAGGGCGTTCACGTGGTCATGGAGGGCGCCGGGCAGATGCGGGTGGACCTGAACGGCAGGGCGACCCGCCGCGTGGCCGTCCTGCAGGGGCAGGCGCGCCTGAGCCTGAACGGGAAACTCGTGACGGTGCGCGCCGCGCAGCAGGTGGACCTGGGCAGCGGGAAGGTCACGGCCTTCCGCGAGCAGGACCCCTGGTACGCCTCGCAGTACCGGGGGCTGGGCAACGCGAACATCGAGGCGACGCGCGGACAGGTGCGCGTGGACCGCGCCGGGCAGAGCCGCGTGGCGGTCATCGGGGACGCGCTGGACCCCGGCGTGACCCTGAACACCGCCGCCGGCGCGTGGGCCGAGGTGGGCTTCACGGGCGGCGGGTACCTGCGCCTGAACGAGCAGAGCGAACTGAGCGTCCTGGCCGTGGAACGCACCGAACGGGGCCGCGAGGTCCTGCTGAAACTCTCGCGCGGCACCGCCTGGAACGTCGTGCAGAAGGGACAGGGCGGTTACCGCCTGGACACCCCGGTCGTCAGTACCGCCGTGCGCGGCACGGTCTTCCGGGTGGATGCCAGCGGCGTCGTGAAGGTCTTCGAGGGTCAGGTGGCCCTGCCGGGCGAGGGGGATCAGGCGGTCAGTGCCGGGCAGCAGCGTGCCGAGGCGGGCGGCGTGGGCACGTTGCAGCCCGACGCGCTGGACCGCTTCAACCAGTCGCTGGACGCCGAACGCGCCCGGCCCCTCACGCTGGACGTGCCGCGCGGCCCGCTGCAACTGCAGGACCTGACCCTGCTCGCCCGCAGCCTGCCGGACGCATCCGTGCAGGCCAGCGTCGCCGGGCGCACCGTCACGCTGGGCGGCGCGGACGGCGTGTTCCGCCTGGAACGCCTGGAAGACACCCTGCCGGAAGGCACGTACGCCGTGGCCGTCACCGCCACCCGCTTCGGGCAGACCCTGACGCGTCAGGTGCCGCTCCTCATCGACCGGACCGCGCCGGTCGTGACCGTGCAGGCCCGCCGCGAGGGCCGCGTGCTGACCCTGACCGGCCGCGTGCAGGACGCCAGCCTGACCACCAGCGGCGCGGCCAGCAGGCAACGCGTGAAGCTCAGCGTCACCCTTGGCGGCGTGACGTACACCCGCAGCGTGAGCGGCACTCCCGACTTCCAGTGGACGCTGCCGCTGCTCACGCCCGGCCCGGTCACCCTCAGCGCCACAGACGAGGCAGGCAACGAACGCCATGTTGAGATCCCCTGA
- the nuoK gene encoding NADH-quinone oxidoreductase subunit NuoK, which produces MVPTTSYLALSGILFALGMIGVLTRRTAIMVFLSVELMLNAANLALVAFARSWGDPTGQTAVFIVMTLAAAEVAIGLAIIVAIFRKRETTNVDDLAALKG; this is translated from the coding sequence ATGGTTCCTACAACGTCGTATCTGGCCCTGTCGGGCATTCTGTTCGCGCTGGGCATGATCGGCGTGCTGACGCGCCGCACGGCGATCATGGTGTTCCTGTCGGTGGAACTGATGCTGAACGCCGCGAACCTCGCGCTGGTGGCGTTCGCGCGGTCCTGGGGCGACCCGACCGGGCAGACGGCCGTGTTCATCGTGATGACGCTGGCCGCCGCCGAGGTGGCGATCGGGCTGGCGATCATCGTCGCGATCTTCCGTAAACGCGAGACCACGAACGTGGACGATCTCGCGGCGTTGAAAGGCTGA
- a CDS encoding ABC-F family ATP-binding cassette domain-containing protein: MLVAVVDASKEYGPLTVLSEVNFAVQPGDRVGLVGRNGAGKSTLLKLLTGQLSPDGGTVKRAPGVRVRSLQQDPVFPDGATIDSVLNAAFQDLDELEAELSAAADAMSSGTPESILHHEALLENYARRGGFERRSRRDAVTLAFGFRGRENDLAASLSGGERTRLGLAALLVENPDVLLLDEPTNHLDIVMVEWLEAFLGRYPGAVLVISHDRTFLDTVTRETAYLRGGTLKMYAGNYTKFRELLEVEQEQQAARHAIESKQIASLQASADRMKIWGLGMSKLARRAKAMQARVDRMQSRATAAPPADQRTARITFHAPESGDVILDARHVTRVLPGGRTLFRDVSVQIRRGERIAIIGRNGAGKTTFLRTLLGLEKSDDPRTRLLTGARVTVGYYDQALRGVDPNDTLYDVARAYTQKDPQAHDLLGTFMFPYDQHDKQARILSGGERARLALLKLAQEDHNLLVMDEPTNHLDMEMVESLEVALEDFGGTLMMVSHDRAFIEGLADRIWLIEDGQFFEYPGWEDYKAKHRTAAELEAEALAAAPKAAPRPAAPKGKGLWHLKREVEAIEADIARLEAQLEEAQAALNAAPADADFVALGQAAHDLEVQLEAKMTAWSERQAEVEEKGG; this comes from the coding sequence GTGCTTGTTGCCGTCGTGGATGCCAGTAAGGAGTACGGTCCGCTGACCGTGCTCAGCGAAGTGAATTTTGCCGTGCAGCCGGGCGACCGGGTGGGTCTGGTCGGCCGGAACGGGGCCGGGAAAAGCACGCTGCTGAAACTCCTGACCGGGCAGCTTTCCCCCGATGGGGGCACTGTGAAACGCGCGCCCGGCGTGCGGGTCCGGTCGCTGCAACAGGACCCGGTGTTCCCGGACGGCGCGACCATCGACAGCGTCCTGAACGCCGCCTTCCAGGACCTCGACGAACTGGAGGCCGAACTGAGCGCCGCCGCCGACGCCATGAGCAGCGGCACGCCCGAGAGCATCCTGCACCACGAGGCGCTGCTGGAGAACTACGCGCGGCGCGGCGGCTTCGAGCGCCGCAGCCGCAGGGACGCCGTGACCCTCGCCTTCGGCTTCCGGGGCCGCGAGAACGACCTGGCCGCCAGCCTCAGCGGCGGGGAACGCACCCGGCTGGGCCTCGCGGCGCTGCTGGTCGAGAACCCGGACGTGCTGCTGCTCGACGAGCCCACCAACCACCTGGACATCGTGATGGTCGAGTGGCTGGAAGCCTTCCTGGGCCGCTATCCGGGCGCGGTGCTGGTCATCAGTCACGACCGCACCTTCCTGGACACCGTGACCCGCGAGACCGCGTACCTGCGCGGCGGCACCCTGAAGATGTACGCCGGGAACTACACCAAGTTCCGCGAACTTCTGGAAGTCGAGCAGGAACAGCAGGCCGCCCGGCACGCCATCGAGAGCAAGCAGATCGCCAGCCTGCAGGCCAGCGCGGACCGCATGAAGATCTGGGGCCTGGGCATGAGCAAACTCGCCCGGCGCGCCAAGGCCATGCAGGCCCGCGTGGACCGCATGCAGAGCCGCGCGACCGCCGCCCCGCCCGCCGATCAACGCACGGCCCGCATCACCTTCCACGCGCCGGAAAGTGGCGACGTGATCCTGGACGCCCGGCACGTGACGCGCGTGCTGCCCGGCGGCCGCACCCTGTTCCGGGACGTGAGCGTGCAGATCCGCCGGGGCGAACGCATCGCCATCATCGGGCGCAACGGGGCGGGGAAGACCACCTTCCTGCGGACCCTGCTGGGCCTGGAGAAGAGCGACGACCCCCGCACGCGCCTGCTGACCGGCGCGCGTGTGACGGTCGGCTACTACGACCAGGCGCTGCGCGGCGTGGACCCCAACGACACGCTGTACGACGTGGCCCGCGCGTACACACAGAAGGACCCGCAGGCGCACGATCTGCTTGGCACGTTCATGTTCCCGTACGACCAGCACGACAAGCAGGCCCGCATCCTGTCGGGCGGCGAACGCGCCCGCCTCGCGCTGCTGAAACTCGCGCAGGAGGACCACAACCTGCTGGTCATGGACGAACCCACCAACCACCTGGACATGGAGATGGTCGAGAGCCTGGAAGTTGCGCTGGAGGACTTCGGCGGGACCCTGATGATGGTCAGCCACGACCGCGCCTTCATCGAGGGCCTTGCCGACCGCATCTGGCTGATCGAGGACGGGCAGTTCTTCGAGTACCCCGGCTGGGAGGACTACAAGGCCAAGCACCGCACGGCCGCCGAACTGGAAGCCGAGGCGCTGGCCGCCGCCCCGAAGGCCGCCCCCAGGCCTGCCGCGCCGAAGGGGAAGGGCCTGTGGCACCTCAAGCGCGAGGTCGAGGCCATCGAGGCCGACATCGCCCGCCTGGAAGCGCAGCTGGAAGAGGCGCAGGCCGCCCTGAACGCCGCCCCCGCCGACGCGGACTTCGTGGCGCTGGGACAGGCCGCGCACGACCTGGAAGTGCAGCTGGAAGCGAAGATGACCGCCTGGAGTGAGCGGCAGGCCGAGGTCGAGGAGAAGGGCGGCTGA
- a CDS encoding NADH-quinone oxidoreductase subunit N encodes MLQPPEVTLTPLLPVLIVLAGALSSTLLGFWVSRRTLTFINLGATLLSALSLGTLWNRGVSSFGGSLQADNAALLLAFVILTGTLMTLLVTLDTAWRARVSFPEFDAMLMYAVTGCMLIAFSGDLIVMLIGLEIMSLSSYVLATLQGSRRAEESGLKYFLLGAAGSAVLIYGIAFVYGATGSLNYAAIAAKASVLTPENTGILVGGALLLLCGFAFKVALAPFHQWTPDVYGGAPTSVSLFLSTVVKVAAFAGMLRVFGGALNGAPGWHSVLQVLIAATLIIGNLAALRQMNFKRMLAYSAVAHTGFLAMALLGTPQTGGAALTYYLLVYTLMTAAALAIVAALQRGEEGMNILDLRGLYYRHPAYAVALAVCLASLAGLPPFAGFFGKYLVFQAAFQNGYEWLSVLAALTSVAALVYYLRPAMLMFMPDRTPAREYGLGQRTPTTLTVALGVVGVTALGLLPNIWYSWVANPAIWTLLVGR; translated from the coding sequence ATGCTCCAGCCGCCCGAAGTCACCCTGACGCCGCTGCTGCCCGTCCTGATCGTGCTGGCCGGGGCGCTGTCCAGCACCCTGCTGGGCTTCTGGGTCAGCCGCCGTACCCTGACGTTCATCAACCTCGGCGCCACGCTCCTGTCCGCCCTGAGCCTCGGCACCCTCTGGAACCGGGGCGTCAGCTCGTTCGGCGGCAGCCTCCAGGCCGACAACGCCGCGCTGCTGCTGGCCTTCGTGATCCTGACCGGCACCCTCATGACCCTGCTCGTCACGCTCGACACCGCCTGGCGTGCCCGCGTGTCCTTCCCGGAATTCGACGCGATGCTCATGTACGCCGTGACCGGCTGCATGCTGATCGCCTTTAGCGGCGACCTGATCGTCATGCTGATCGGCCTGGAAATCATGAGCCTCAGCTCCTACGTCCTCGCCACCCTGCAGGGCTCACGCCGCGCCGAGGAAAGCGGCCTGAAGTACTTCCTGCTCGGCGCGGCCGGCAGCGCCGTCCTGATCTACGGCATCGCGTTCGTGTACGGCGCGACCGGCAGCCTGAACTACGCCGCCATTGCCGCCAAGGCCAGCGTCCTGACTCCCGAGAACACCGGCATCCTGGTCGGCGGGGCGCTGCTGCTGCTGTGCGGTTTCGCGTTCAAGGTCGCCCTGGCCCCCTTCCACCAGTGGACACCCGACGTGTACGGCGGCGCGCCCACCAGCGTCAGCCTGTTCCTGAGTACCGTCGTGAAGGTCGCCGCGTTCGCCGGGATGCTGCGCGTGTTTGGCGGCGCACTGAACGGCGCGCCCGGCTGGCACTCCGTCCTGCAGGTCCTGATCGCCGCGACCCTGATCATCGGGAACCTCGCCGCGCTGCGCCAGATGAACTTCAAACGCATGCTGGCGTACTCGGCCGTTGCCCACACGGGCTTCCTCGCCATGGCCCTGCTCGGCACGCCCCAGACGGGCGGCGCGGCCCTGACGTACTACCTGCTGGTGTACACCCTGATGACCGCCGCCGCGCTGGCCATCGTCGCGGCCCTGCAACGGGGCGAGGAAGGCATGAACATCCTCGACCTGCGCGGCCTGTACTACCGCCACCCGGCCTATGCGGTCGCGCTGGCCGTGTGTCTCGCCTCGCTGGCCGGACTGCCGCCCTTCGCCGGGTTCTTCGGCAAGTACCTGGTGTTCCAGGCGGCCTTCCAGAACGGGTACGAGTGGCTGAGCGTCCTCGCGGCGCTGACCAGTGTCGCCGCGCTGGTGTACTACCTGCGCCCCGCCATGCTGATGTTCATGCCCGACCGCACCCCGGCGCGCGAGTACGGCCTGGGCCAGCGCACACCGACCACCCTGACCGTCGCGCTCGGCGTGGTCGGCGTCACCGCACTGGGCCTCCTGCCGAACATCTGGTACAGCTGGGTCGCCAACCCCGCCATCTGGACGCTGCTCGTCGGACGGTAA
- a CDS encoding NADH-quinone oxidoreductase subunit J yields the protein MMLAFILLGALAIVGGVITIAARNAVHAALGLVGTLLCVAGLFATLNASFLAATQVIVYAGAVMVLFLFVIMLLNANQPVTSRDPVPYVRELAGIGGTLLAGAFVVLAFTFKDPRPLAEGAEALRGGSALVMGETLLTRFLLPFEAVSILLLVAIVGAVALVQRPAAQPDGVPDELEEPVGAAREERVAAPRGAAPALMSEGEVRA from the coding sequence ATGATGCTGGCGTTCATCCTGCTGGGTGCGCTGGCGATCGTGGGCGGCGTGATCACGATTGCCGCGCGGAACGCGGTGCATGCGGCGCTGGGGCTGGTGGGCACGCTGCTGTGCGTGGCGGGCCTGTTCGCCACGTTGAACGCGTCGTTCCTGGCGGCGACGCAGGTGATCGTGTACGCGGGAGCGGTGATGGTGCTGTTCCTGTTCGTGATCATGCTGCTGAACGCGAACCAGCCGGTCACGTCGCGTGACCCGGTGCCGTACGTGCGGGAACTCGCCGGGATCGGCGGGACGCTGCTGGCCGGGGCGTTCGTGGTGCTGGCCTTCACGTTCAAGGATCCGCGTCCGCTGGCGGAGGGGGCCGAGGCGCTGCGTGGCGGGTCCGCGCTGGTGATGGGGGAGACCCTCCTGACGCGCTTCCTGCTGCCGTTCGAGGCGGTGAGCATCCTACTGCTCGTGGCGATCGTGGGCGCGGTGGCGCTCGTGCAGCGTCCGGCGGCGCAGCCGGACGGCGTGCCGGACGAGCTGGAGGAACCGGTGGGGGCCGCGCGTGAGGAGCGGGTCGCCGCGCCGCGCGGGGCCGCCCCGGCCCTCATGAGCGAAGGGGAGGTGCGTGCCTGA
- a CDS encoding sensor domain-containing diguanylate cyclase, whose translation MLRSPDRSLALYTVPVAAILALLLTFILPDNTRLWDALNRALPGEPEQRVVVVGIDDASLRDYGRIGNWPRELYGQALGTLEQAGATAIGIDVLFSDPARNDSRLADAFSKPNVVLATAPGEGRALASPDWLSPTGVSALNISRDGVVRTFQTGYPAAPDSGDVTPADLNPSFARQLAVAAGRNVPLDTQPQLLRYTAPSQDRLPVIPFRDVVNGNVRYGDIQGKIVIIGLTASGTSNLTLRDVTGQVMPGVAMQARAVSSLLSPPFTRLPAWLIALMAVATAVSAVLARGVWGFALALLMLALAIPLWLGNILLPGVTLSYAAILGTALVALERWWNLRNLSVRDPLTGFGNRVAFTRALEQRWTARATRPLGLLLVDLSGFREVNEVYGLRAGDELLSDLSGRILKHKRRNDLIFRWGPDEFAVLLDSASVQDMTTTTQRIQDALQELTYRDLPVRASIGAARTGPDIQSPIDLVEAASRSRYRAKYQREQRG comes from the coding sequence ATGTTGAGATCCCCTGACCGGTCGCTGGCGCTGTACACCGTCCCGGTGGCGGCGATCCTTGCGCTGCTGCTGACGTTCATCCTGCCGGACAACACCCGCCTGTGGGACGCCCTGAACCGCGCGCTGCCCGGCGAACCCGAACAGCGGGTCGTGGTGGTCGGCATCGACGACGCCTCGCTGCGCGACTACGGCCGCATCGGCAACTGGCCCCGCGAACTGTACGGGCAGGCCCTCGGAACGCTGGAGCAGGCGGGCGCGACCGCCATCGGCATCGACGTGCTGTTCAGCGACCCCGCCCGCAACGACAGTCGCCTCGCCGACGCCTTCAGCAAACCCAACGTGGTCCTCGCCACCGCCCCCGGCGAGGGCCGCGCGCTGGCCAGCCCCGACTGGCTCTCCCCGACCGGCGTCAGCGCCCTGAACATCAGCCGGGACGGCGTGGTCCGCACCTTCCAGACCGGCTACCCCGCCGCGCCCGATTCCGGCGACGTCACGCCCGCCGACCTGAACCCCAGTTTCGCGCGGCAACTGGCCGTCGCGGCCGGACGCAACGTGCCGCTGGACACGCAACCGCAACTGCTGCGTTACACCGCCCCCAGCCAGGACCGCCTGCCGGTCATTCCGTTCCGGGACGTCGTGAACGGCAACGTCCGCTACGGCGACATTCAGGGCAAGATCGTCATCATCGGCCTGACGGCCAGCGGCACCAGCAACCTGACGCTGCGCGACGTGACCGGGCAGGTCATGCCGGGCGTGGCCATGCAGGCCCGCGCCGTGTCCAGCCTCCTGAGCCCGCCCTTCACGCGCCTGCCCGCCTGGCTGATCGCGCTGATGGCCGTCGCCACTGCCGTCAGCGCCGTCCTGGCGCGCGGCGTGTGGGGGTTCGCGCTGGCCCTGCTGATGCTGGCCCTCGCCATTCCCCTGTGGCTGGGGAACATCCTGCTGCCCGGCGTGACCCTCTCGTACGCCGCGATTCTGGGCACGGCCCTCGTCGCCCTGGAACGCTGGTGGAACCTGCGGAACCTCAGTGTCCGCGATCCCCTGACCGGCTTCGGGAACCGCGTGGCCTTCACCCGCGCCCTCGAACAACGCTGGACGGCCCGCGCCACCCGCCCGCTGGGCCTGCTGCTCGTGGACCTCAGCGGTTTCCGCGAGGTCAACGAGGTCTACGGTCTGCGTGCCGGGGACGAACTGCTCAGCGACCTCTCGGGCCGCATCCTGAAACACAAGCGCCGCAACGACCTGATCTTCCGCTGGGGTCCCGACGAATTCGCCGTGCTGCTCGACAGCGCCAGCGTGCAGGACATGACCACCACCACCCAGCGCATCCAGGACGCCCTGCAGGAACTCACGTACCGTGACCTGCCCGTCCGCGCCAGCATCGGCGCCGCCCGCACCGGCCCTGACATCCAGAGTCCCATCGATCTGGTCGAGGCTGCCAGCCGCAGCCGCTACCGCGCCAAGTACCAGCGCGAACAGCGGGGCTAG
- a CDS encoding NADH-quinone oxidoreductase subunit M, whose amino-acid sequence MNSFTDWLPTLMIFLPLAGSLLLLVTPKTFRDEVAGFIAALTLGAGLAIWRGGGSELFRWDWIPPLGITYSVQLGGVSLALALVTAFMSFIAILYAARRIPNPGPMLSLILAMETGLIGIFAAQDLMLFYVFFEDALIPALLMLAIYGKSGRMAALTKFAAYTLFGSLLMLVSIIGVRYIGGSPTFAMTDLKQNLVQGSAQTWLYLGFLAAMAVKLPLWPMHAWLPDFHEQNHDSGIPDVMGTLYKVGGYGIFTFAIPLFPDASLELRPVLMGLAAFTALYAAWIAFGQTDWKRLLAYAGLSHMGFVALGVFSLNETAVIGAMYLLAFQNLYTGALFLAVGMLQERIGSLDTRVGGVMTQAGALGGLTMALWFASIAVPGMAGFIGEFSILLGAYQVFPWLAFIAGITTIAAAAYALTAFQHTFWQARPAGAVRVPDLVHTEWLILTLPLAVAVLFGVYSAPALNLMQPAVRAVLTALGGN is encoded by the coding sequence ATGAACTCCTTTACCGACTGGCTTCCCACCCTCATGATCTTCCTGCCCCTGGCGGGCAGCCTGCTGCTGCTCGTCACGCCGAAAACCTTCCGGGACGAGGTCGCGGGCTTCATCGCCGCCCTGACGCTCGGCGCGGGCCTCGCCATCTGGCGCGGCGGCGGCTCCGAGCTGTTCCGCTGGGACTGGATTCCGCCGCTGGGCATCACGTACTCCGTGCAGCTGGGCGGCGTGAGCCTCGCGCTGGCCCTGGTCACGGCGTTCATGTCGTTCATCGCGATCCTGTACGCCGCGCGCCGCATTCCCAACCCCGGCCCGATGCTCTCGCTGATCCTCGCCATGGAGACGGGCCTGATCGGCATCTTCGCCGCGCAGGACCTGATGCTGTTCTACGTGTTCTTCGAGGACGCCCTGATCCCGGCACTCCTGATGCTGGCCATCTACGGCAAGTCCGGACGCATGGCAGCCCTCACGAAATTCGCGGCGTACACGCTGTTCGGCAGCCTGCTGATGCTGGTCAGCATCATCGGCGTGCGCTACATCGGCGGCAGCCCCACCTTCGCCATGACCGACCTGAAACAGAACCTCGTGCAGGGCAGCGCCCAGACGTGGCTGTACCTGGGCTTCCTGGCCGCCATGGCCGTCAAGCTGCCGCTGTGGCCTATGCACGCGTGGCTGCCGGACTTCCACGAGCAGAACCACGACAGCGGCATCCCCGACGTGATGGGCACCCTGTACAAGGTCGGCGGGTACGGCATCTTCACCTTCGCCATCCCGCTGTTCCCGGACGCCAGCCTGGAACTGCGCCCCGTCCTGATGGGCCTCGCCGCGTTCACGGCGCTGTACGCCGCCTGGATCGCCTTCGGTCAGACCGACTGGAAACGTCTGCTGGCCTACGCGGGCCTGAGTCACATGGGCTTCGTCGCGCTCGGCGTGTTCTCGCTGAACGAGACGGCCGTGATCGGCGCAATGTACCTGCTGGCCTTCCAGAACCTGTACACCGGCGCGCTGTTCCTGGCCGTCGGCATGCTTCAGGAACGCATCGGCAGCCTGGACACCCGCGTGGGCGGCGTCATGACCCAGGCGGGCGCGCTGGGCGGCCTGACCATGGCCCTGTGGTTCGCCAGTATCGCCGTGCCCGGCATGGCCGGCTTCATCGGGGAGTTCAGCATCCTGCTCGGCGCGTACCAGGTGTTCCCCTGGCTGGCGTTCATCGCCGGGATCACCACCATTGCCGCCGCCGCGTACGCCCTGACCGCCTTCCAGCACACCTTCTGGCAGGCCCGGCCCGCCGGGGCCGTCCGCGTGCCGGACCTCGTGCACACCGAGTGGCTGATCCTGACCCTGCCGCTGGCCGTGGCCGTCCTGTTCGGCGTGTACTCCGCGCCCGCCCTGAACCTCATGCAGCCCGCCGTGCGCGCCGTCCTGACCGCCCTGGGAGGCAACTGA
- the nuoL gene encoding NADH-quinone oxidoreductase subunit L codes for MDSLPALYLLPLLPLLGFTALMVLPRLFPGKSGGWLATGLVGAAFVVAVIRYLNQGAAPAHEVLWTWLPNMALNANLSVGFWLDQLSALMALIITGVGFLIHLYSISYMGHDPKFTRFFAFLNFFVAMMLILVLADSYPLMFVGWEGVGMASYLLIGFWFSGRNSEASDAQVRAASDAEAISNSNAARKAFIMNRIGDLGFMLGMFLLFKLYGTLSIPELAERVEGAQVAQAGIELACLFLLVGAVGKSGQLPLTTWLPDAMAGPTPVSALIHAATMVTAGVYLVARSHFLYDLAPNASLWVAWVGGLTALYGALSALNQSDIKKILAYSTVSQLGYMFLAVGLHAYSAGVFHLLTHAFFKALLFLAAGAVIHALHEEQDVRKMGGLHKFMPFTHLVSVAGVLAIAGIPIWSGFFSKDAILAAAYEQSLPLYLIGLGVALLTAFYMGRWYFLVWRGAYRGHGHPHEADTLTKIPLGVLAALATLAGFLNIPTFLGGKHAFDDYIGRAIPLHAHEIPASTEWMLTVFAVLAGVIGLGWAFLAHRRSALATGPLGELSRNSLYLDALYDNVVSAPSRAIAGALDTVDRGTDDALNGVARNASGPGGLFTLWQSGFVRAYAVSMLLGTAAIIGYWALKTIGSGA; via the coding sequence GTGGATAGTCTTCCTGCTCTGTACCTGCTGCCCCTGCTGCCGCTGCTGGGCTTCACGGCCCTGATGGTGCTGCCCCGCCTGTTCCCCGGCAAGTCCGGGGGGTGGCTGGCGACCGGTCTGGTCGGCGCGGCGTTCGTCGTGGCCGTCATCCGTTACCTGAACCAGGGTGCCGCCCCCGCCCATGAGGTGCTGTGGACGTGGCTGCCGAACATGGCGCTGAACGCCAACCTGTCGGTGGGTTTCTGGCTCGATCAACTGTCGGCCCTGATGGCGCTGATCATCACGGGCGTGGGCTTCCTGATTCACCTGTACTCGATCTCGTACATGGGGCACGACCCGAAGTTCACGCGCTTCTTCGCGTTCCTGAACTTCTTCGTGGCGATGATGCTGATCCTGGTGCTGGCCGACTCGTACCCGCTGATGTTCGTCGGCTGGGAGGGCGTGGGCATGGCGTCGTACCTGCTGATCGGCTTCTGGTTCAGTGGCCGCAACAGCGAGGCGAGTGACGCGCAGGTCCGCGCCGCCAGCGACGCCGAGGCGATCAGCAACTCCAACGCGGCGCGCAAGGCGTTCATCATGAACCGCATCGGGGACCTGGGCTTCATGCTGGGCATGTTCCTGCTGTTCAAGCTGTACGGCACCCTGAGCATTCCCGAACTCGCCGAGCGGGTCGAGGGCGCGCAGGTGGCGCAGGCGGGCATCGAACTCGCGTGCCTGTTCCTTCTCGTCGGCGCGGTCGGAAAGAGCGGCCAGCTGCCCCTGACGACCTGGCTGCCGGACGCCATGGCAGGCCCCACGCCCGTCTCCGCGCTGATCCACGCGGCCACGATGGTCACGGCCGGGGTGTACCTCGTGGCGCGCAGCCACTTCCTGTACGACCTCGCGCCGAACGCCAGTCTGTGGGTCGCGTGGGTGGGCGGCCTGACCGCGCTGTACGGCGCGCTCTCGGCGCTGAACCAGTCGGACATCAAGAAGATCCTGGCGTACTCCACCGTGTCGCAGCTGGGCTACATGTTCCTCGCGGTGGGCCTGCACGCATACTCGGCTGGTGTGTTCCACCTGCTGACGCACGCGTTCTTCAAGGCGCTGCTGTTCCTCGCGGCGGGCGCCGTGATCCACGCGCTGCACGAGGAGCAGGACGTCCGCAAGATGGGCGGCCTGCACAAATTCATGCCGTTCACGCACCTCGTGTCCGTGGCGGGCGTGCTGGCCATCGCCGGGATTCCCATCTGGAGCGGCTTCTTCTCCAAGGACGCGATCCTGGCCGCCGCGTACGAGCAGAGCCTGCCGCTGTACCTGATCGGGCTGGGCGTGGCGCTGCTGACCGCGTTCTACATGGGCCGCTGGTACTTCCTGGTGTGGCGCGGCGCGTACCGCGGGCACGGCCACCCGCACGAGGCGGACACCCTCACGAAGATTCCGCTGGGCGTGCTGGCCGCGCTGGCGACCCTGGCCGGATTCCTGAACATTCCCACGTTCCTGGGCGGCAAGCACGCCTTCGACGACTACATCGGCCGGGCGATCCCGCTGCACGCGCACGAGATTCCCGCCAGCACCGAGTGGATGCTGACCGTCTTCGCCGTCCTCGCGGGCGTGATCGGGCTGGGCTGGGCGTTCCTCGCACACCGCCGTAGCGCGCTGGCGACCGGGCCGCTGGGTGAACTCAGCCGCAACAGCCTTTACCTCGACGCGCTGTACGACAATGTCGTCTCGGCCCCCAGCCGCGCCATCGCGGGCGCGCTGGACACCGTGGACCGCGGCACCGACGACGCCCTGAATGGCGTCGCCCGCAACGCCAGCGGCCCCGGCGGGCTGTTCACGCTGTGGCAGAGCGGCTTCGTCCGCGCCTACGCCGTCAGCATGCTGCTCGGCACGGCCGCCATCATCGGCTACTGGGCCCTCAAGACCATCGGGAGCGGCGCATGA